In Quercus robur chromosome 11, dhQueRobu3.1, whole genome shotgun sequence, the sequence AAGGTTTCCTCGAGATCCTTCAAATGGTCCTCTTCTCTTTGGCTTGTTACCAACATGTCGTCAACGTAGACCTaaacattcctcccgatttggttcgcaaacatcttgttcatgagcctttaaTACGTCGCACCCGCGTTcttaaggccaaatggcattaccttgtaacaaAAAAGACCTTGGCTGGTAACAAATGAAGTTTTCTCCTAATCCGCTTCATCCATCCGGATTTAATTGTaccctgagaaggcgtccatgaagctGAGTAGCTGGTGCTGAGCCGTAGAGTCTACCAGTATGTTGACTCGCAAAAGAGGGTAGCTATCCTTAGGGCATGCTTTGTTTAGATCCATaaagtctacgcacatcctccattttgcattggctttcttgaccatcaccACGTTTACTAGCCAATCGAGATAGTATACTTCCTTGATGAAGCCCACCTCTTGTAGCTTGCCGACTTCTTCTGCTATTGCTCGGTCTCGTTCTGGGGTGAATACTCATTTCTTCTGTCGGACAGGTGGAAAAGAAGGTGACACATTCTGTTTGTGCACCATGACTGATgggtcgattcctggcatgtcttcatgactccaGGCAAACACGTCCTAATTCTCCTTGAGGAAGGCTACGAGCTCTTGGCAAACCGTTGGGCTAGCGAAAGTGCCAATCCTCGTGGTTTTGTCTAATCTAGAGTTATCGAGAGGTATCTCCTCGAGCTTCTCTACAGGTTCCGCCCCCGTCCGCTGTTCTTCTATGCTCATGGTCTGTAGATGGTCGTCCATCTCTAGCATCGCAATATAGCACTCGTGCACAGCTACTTGATCTCCTCACAATTAACCTACTCTGTACTCCGTGGGGAAtttaatcatcaggtggtaggttgAAGTTATAGCCTTCCATAAGTTAAGGGTTGGTCATCCTATGATGGCATTAAAAGCGAAGAAGCAATTGACAACAAGGAATGTAACATCTCTAGTGATTTGCTGAGGATAATCCCCAATTGTTACAGGCAATGTGACCGCGCCAAGGGGGTATACTTTTGTTCCTCCAAACCCAACGAGTGGAGCATTGGTTGGAACTAGACATTCTCTGTTGATCCGCAGCTGTTGGAACGCTGGGTAGTAGAGAATGTCTACGGAACTACCGTTGTTGACCAAGACTCGGTAGGTGTTATAGTCTCCTACTTGGACGCTAATgacgagtgcgtcgtcatgtggGTGGTGAAGACATCAAGCATCTTCTTTCGAGAAACCAATAATTGGGTTATTGATGCattgtgattttttgttgttttttttttataagtaaataaactttattaaaaactCAAATCAAGTACATGATGACagagcaaaaaaagaaaaaaaaaaagaaaattagaaacaaaCAGAGTGATTATGTAGCTCCTAAAGAGTCCACAAACTCTAAGAACTCCTTAATCGAGAACATCATAGGGGATGTCATCCACTCATATAAGGTTTTCAAAAACTGAAACTTCAATTTCATCATGCTAGTTTATGTACCGTCAAAACACCTTGCACTTAGTTCCCACCATATACACCACATAAGACATAGCAGGACTACTAACCAACTGCCCCCTATTACCTCTTCTCCCAAATCATCTCAACTAGCTCAAGAGAACATCATTTTCTGAATATGGCATCACCCAAGAAATACCAAATAAGCAGAAATGCCAATTgatttgttgaattttattttggaaaacaTGATTGACCActgttattgttatttgttgtAATTCAGTTTAGTTTCAAATAGAGAATCTATACTTGACTATATACCTCTCAATTTTAGAAGGGTAAAACTTTTTAATTGTAAGGTTGTTTGCCAATGAAACAGTGAAATAGTATTTTGGGGCCTacgagagaaaaagaaaactacttTGTGGGTCATTTTTTTGTTAGAAAGTTCAGAACCAGGGCATTCTGTGGTTTTTAAGTATGCTCTGTTATACGTGTCATATATGGGAACTTATGTGTTCAATACTTCTCTGTTTCTATGCAGCAATTTTGCTGTTTATTTCCCAGGCTTGGTTCTGATTTAAAATTACAAGACATTTGTTTATGGTCAAACGACAATATATACACCATAGCTGTGGATTTACATTTACTGAAATTCTGATACAGTTCATGTTATGCGTGTCTTTTCTAAAAAGGTAGCATTTTGTTCCCATTTCTGTAGTACACCGACATTAAGCCTTTGGGTGATAGAGTGTTGGTCAAGATCAAAACAGCTGAGGAAAAGACGGATGGTGAAATTTTGGTCCCAAAAACTGCTCAAACTAAGCCTCAAGGAGGTGAGGTGGTTGCAACTAGAGAGGGTAAGACAGTTGGGAAGAGCAAAGTAGACATTAGTGTGAAGGTAACTTTTGTTCACTCATCTTTCTGGCTTCCAGTTCTCTGTTGTTTGTTCCTTTCACTAATTGCTTTTCTTTGTACAAATTGGCACCCAAATTGTGTATTCCAAGTATGCAGGGACTAAGTTGGAGTTCAGTGGTTCAAAGCATCTTATTATGAAGGATGATGATATAGTTGGTATTCTTGAAACAGATGATGCCAAGGAACTTAAGCCCCTGAATGATAGAGTTTTAATCAAGgtttgttatatttttaaagttCATTACCCTTGCAGGTATTTTCATGAAATGTGTGTAGTGGGGTATAGCCAAGGATAAATAATAATGTCAATGTAAAGGTCTCATCCTAGGGTTGTAGTCAGTGAACTGTTTTTGGTTTACTGCAAAATAATTATGTAGCTGTGCATGATATATCATGTCTGATCTTGCATTATGCTTTATTTATCTTGGTTTATCATGTGAGCCACTGAGGACCTGAAGTAATATTTGGTATTATACCTTGTACATTTGAACTCAAGTGCAAGTTGCTGAGGCCGAGGAAAAGATTGCTGGGGGTTTGTTGCTAACAAAGGTGACCAAGGAGAAACCTTTCATTGGGATGGTGAGGACTAGAGCATCTATAGCTTTATGCTCTCCCAAGCATTAGCCGAATACTTGTTTTAGGATTGTAAGATGGGATTTTGGTGTTTGGGCAGATTGATGTTTATTCTGCATTGGATGTTACAGGTGATTGCGGTTGGGCCTGGTCCTCTGGATGAAGAAGGCTACAAGAAACCATTATCCCTTGCCCCAGGGAGCATAGTCATGTACTCCAATTATTCTGGGATTGACTTTAAGGGCAAAGACGGTTACGATTACATTGCTTTGAGGGTTTCAGATGTTATGGCTGTTCTAGTTGTCAAATAAATGCTCTTAGTATGTACCTCCAAAATTTTCTGCAGAAGTGCCTCAAGACATGGATTTTGAATATAGTTGCACTTTTATCTTTGGAGTATGCTGATTGCAGCTTTGTGTCAGATTCTAGTATTTTCAGTTCTCTGCATAGTTAACAATTAATACTAGTTCATTGAAACATCCCAAGTTCATTTGATAATGAATGGGTGTATTCTGTATTGTATTAAAATCTTCATTTTAAATGGATCCATTTCATTGTTTAGATTAAATTTTACCAATCCAACTAGATGGagaattagagagagaaaaatcttCCAACATTGTCAGATTTGGTGAAGCCAATCCCTGCAAATGCCTTTGCAAGGCTTAGTTCCTCTAGTATTAGTAACTATTGGCCTGTTTGGATgttaaaaaaaggagggggagtggagTAGAAGGAAGGAGAGTAATTCATTTactttgtttggaagttttttaaagaaggagggggagggatttggaggggtttggaggggtttcaactacctccaacccctcatttttaattctcccaaattggagagatttggaagGAGAGTAAAACATATCAAttattaaatatgtaaattacctaatttacccttattatattaaaaaaattacaaggcattttaacgttaaaaaaaaaacactgtaacCCACAAGGTCTCAGTTCTCTCAAGCTCTCTGTGCTCTCTGTGTTCTCTCAAGCTCTCTCAAGCTCAAGCTCTCTCGGCTCTCTCAGCTTACactggctctctctctctctctctcacaactTCTTCACTGTTCTCTCTCACGCCTAGCATTCTCTCACAAAGGTaaactctatttttaatttctatttcatGGGTTTCTTTTAAGTTGAATCAAATAACTATGTtcttaaaattgtgattttattgggtaatttcttattaattgtgattttatGGGGTAATAACATGTTATTTGTGGGTGGGTTTCGGATTTGAGggcatttttttcttaaattttaaagtttcaaaatattgCTCATAacgtgtttgataaaatgcttgAGTGAGTCTAGATTGTGAACTTgcataaatttgtatattttggcTATGGATCTgtgtttcttgtttatttttattgggtaatttcttgtttttttgtgaAGGGGTTTCTGATTTGggtaatttcttgtttttttttttttttttttttttgtgatgattTGCCTAATATGTTTGTTAATGATTTGCCTCAAATTAAAAAGTGGCATGTTTTAATCATTGAGATAGACGACAATCACTaccattttttcctttttattttttttttaattcttttgaatGATAATTTTGGGTGCGAATGTATGTTCTAGTTCTGTTTAGAAACCAGGATATCTCATCAACAGTACTGGGTGTAGGGGTATGTAGCTCACTTTGTAGTGCGAATGTCATGTTCTAGTTCTGTTTAGAAACAGGATATCTCATCAACCAGTTAAGGGATTCATAGATCAATTTACTTGaatgaatataattttcttCCCAGTTTCATATGCATGTCAAGAAGGGAAGTCCATGCTAATGACCATTTATCTGCCTTGGCTTCTTGACTAGACTTGTCCCTTTTACTGTATTTttccctaaaagcttacattaCATTGGTAATGTCTCACACTGGGCTTGCAGAAAGAGTCAACATGTGactatcaatatatatttgcaaaatgaggaataactaaaaatagcaatttcaAGAGCATGCTTTGATAAGGTAGATTTGCTTTTTCAACTTAATCTGTTATACTTGTTAGATGAGTTGTGCTCTTCATAACATACTGGGCGTGGCTCAAGATAGGAGgcattttatataaatacacTTATGCACCAAACCTTAAGCTGCTCGCCTGCCTATGGTCAAAGCCAATATTCATAGTTATGGGTCCTCCAATAAGCAACGGATTGTTGTAGTAGAGTTTAAGGTTGACTTTGTAATAAAAGGGATTACCGGGGAAGATAACAAAATTATTCCTCTTGGATTTGAGCAATGTTGCTGGGTGGCAAAAACAGTTTAGGGCATAAATGAATCTGCTAAGCCAGCTTACCCATTATGCCTTATGACTGTGCTCATCCAAAAACATATTGAGCAATGTAAGAAAGACAAACTCGAAAGGTAACTTCCCAAGACCACCTGCCCTGCTATACAACTACCTAATGCCTCTCCAAAGATCCACTCCATAAGAAGAAGTCCCTAACCTACTAAAATATTCATGCTCCCTCTCCatatttcttctttatctcAAGCCTACAAAGCCCTTTccagaaaatttttcaaaagccaTTACTTTGGAAGAACTTGATAAAACACTCCTAACCTACTGGAGCACAAACGCCACAACCTATTAAATAGAGATGGCATATGTGAAGATCTACCATACCCATAAACCCATATACCCACACATGACAACCCGATCCCATTTCAAAGATTATCCTTTTAATTTAAtggtatatactatatattattttctcctGATTCGTCTTTGGGAGTGATTTTCAAGAGCATCTTTGTGAGAGAGCTCCAATATTACCCTGCCCTGTtcatttccttttctctttggTTTAGTTGTCAAGGTATATACTTTATATAACACATGGTACACTTTGCCCTGCTCGATCAGTTCCTATGTCACAGGATGGGTtgagtttaaaaattcaaacaattAGATGGCTGGGAAAACAAATGAGTGGAATTAATGTCAATGGTCTTTGATTCAAATGGTGTTAGTACTTAGTAATCATGACAGGGGAAAGTCACTAACAAAATAATAGATTTTCTATTCTTtacctattttttttaattggtcaGACAAATATATTTctaatgattaataaaattaatagctTTGTGTGTAAtgggtttattttgttgtcattttttaACAGGCTAAACCTAAAGCAAAAGAGCTTAAGAACAAACCAATTCCAAACTACTACAAATTGGTTGAGCTTTACGGAAAAGATAGAGCAACTGGGGAACAATCTGAAACTGCATCAGAGATGAGGCAACGGTGGGCACAATAGATGACTTCATTTGGCACAACAGCATAGCATTCTATTTAAATGGCGATAAGAATATTCGATTTGTAAGAGATGACTTAATTCGGCACAATAGAGATATTAGAGATATATCAAGTCCATGTTCTAGGCCGAAGCTCATATACGAGTTTTTAGCTcaaattgatttcttttcttttgcctCTTGCATGGTTCTATATGAAGAAGAAATAAGGCATGTAAAGCTATCAAGcagcaaataataaataagggAAATCAGGCACACTATATGACAGAGAGGTACTCCCAATTTTTTTGACGAAAAGATTTGTAGTTGTTACTCTCAGTCTCATTTTTTAAAGGAAGGTGATCATCTTTCAAGTGTAAATTTGGACTCAATTAATCATGGTTCTATGGAGAACTTCTTGTGGTCTAGAAACAAAGTTGAAGCAaggaaattaatttttagtaaatGATTCTTCCAATGAGTTGATACACAACACCAGGGGCCCAGTGTATTCAAGCCCCCAAAAGAATTTCTGCTTCAGTTCTATACTCTCAAAagtttttctaaaatattatttgttgatAAATCCACCAAGAATCAATATTGgttacaacaattttttatcaAACTACCAAACCCATGGGATGAGATGCACAGAAAAGGTTATCTGGAATTTCTAATTTGCCAAggcatgatattttttattaaccaaAACTCTTTATGCTTCAATGTCATTGTAAGCCCTTGCCGTAATATTCAACCTGGTGGGATGGCTGTGATTATTGAGATAgtcaaaattcaatattttgttgatttttttagtaaacaaacaaaccaaacattttttttcctattttaattattatcaattaaagatggttttttttttaatataataaaaaagtagaaaaaatatttaatcatatactaatgttgattatttaattcacataaaaaaattatcaaaaaaaaatatactaacaaattaatcataaatcaatgttgtaagttcattttcaaataggggtaaatttgtctattttaatcatttcctctcatctccatcctaatttttaaaacatccaaacaaggggaagggctaattactcccttcccccttattaattttaaaaacatccaaataaggtgaaAGGGaatcattcccctctactctcctccccactactctcctcccctctacttccctctactctcctccctctcaaaacttccaaacaggccatatgttttttttttttttttttcataacccGCGGCCTGTGGTGGAGGATTTTATAGCCTTCGATTAAGATTGCAAATCTTGTAATAGACTTTTAACTATTTATAGTTTCTATGCATATCCATATTtcttcccccaaaaaaaagttttcaaagtAACCTTTGTTTAGAGAGTTAAAGGCTTTCAGCccaattgtaacaaaaatttttcttataataaaattaaaaactataagTGGGTGCTTGCTTTTGGCatgtcataactcataaccatttttatttatttttagtttggtaaaatttttttgtagatGGTCAATATTATTGTAGTGGACTGGTGCACAACCTCCGTATGTACTTTCAAGTATGGAAAACATgactaagaaaaaaataattaatcaaatggTTATACTGTGATTAGGGATGTGGCTCTTttcaataatagaaaaaaaaaaattccttcgttatttttgtaattcctAAGTGCATGATTTTATTTccatctcttttatttgtatAACATCTCTTTTATTTCCATCTCTTTTGCTTGCTCTTATTCACGCAGTTCTTCAAGATTGCACCATTCTCAGTCTCACTCACTGGAGAAATTATTAAGTCCTCTGATGGATCACGTCATTTGTCCACaattccactaaaagactcccacttgtttaaaattgttgagtcaaTAATaagtttatgttttaaaaaaaaattctaactcaacaattttaaacaagtaaaaGTCTTTTAGTAGAATAATAGACCATGTCACTTGTCCACCTTTGAGGACCTTATTTTAATTTCCCCCAGGACTTCTCCTCTTCACCcttcttcaaatggccgaatggccttactttatatttcttcatcttttccttcttttctttctttcacgtTCTTGACATCAAATCACAATAAATGCAACTCACTTACCTTTACTCTGCTTTAACCAATGCCGAATAGCCTTAATGCATCAatccatttcttttcttctttttctcctcagCGTGTCCAACACACCTAAGTCACTGCCCAAGAAGAAAATAGGCTGACTTTTGTGGTTTTGTGGCTTGTCCAACGACCTCTTTAATGAAGTGTTTTATCAAGTGTGGGCTGGACCCACAGTGCTATGATGCACCCAACTCTTATCATAATGTGTGATTAAATTtatatcaaataatttatattaacaattgttcttcaaatttattgattttaaatattcaaaacCAAACACAATCATGAATCCGTTATGAAAGGTTCCTAAAGACCAAGGATGGCTCCACGTTGAAGGtagggtggtcacaagaccaccctgacttggaaaagtaataataattatatatatatataaattttaaaaattttatgagttgtctatccttaaaaaaaaaagttgtgatcaccctaaatttttttaggtccaacaaaattaaactttgGTCATCTTAATAATATAATAGGTCCTTtcaaacagaaagaaaaaaccttaaaaaaaaaaattagctaaaattTGAAGGAGATGTAGTTTGTAGCATTGATAATAAAACtaatgcaataatttcaaaatatgaaaactcataaaaagaaattgtaaaattctatgtatttgcgtttttttttccccttcaatatatgaaattatccttttattagattttttttttttttttaattaagttcaTTAATgaccactcaaaaaaaaaaaaaaaaaaaaatcttgaagccGGCTCTGCTTAAGACCACAAAACTTGaatcactttatttatttatttttacatagcCTAACATAAGGTGAATGCTCAGTGACCTTTCTTTAGGAGGCAGATTTTCTTGATGGAAactaaaagggggagaaaaagtAAAAGGGAGACAAAGAGTTATTATTGTTTTACAGTTAATGAGGATGTAAAATAGGGGAGAATGGGACATGGGTCAAAATTGTTATACAGATATAAAGTGACTGATGAGTCCTTTTCACGATGTTAAAACATCATTTTAACTTCTTAGGAAAACTGAAGACGTGTAGGAATTTCTCTACTTTAAAGGCTCTTTTCCAAGGCCTTCATTCCCATTCCCCTTCCAAACTGTTCATTCAACCTACGCATTCCATTCAAATTGCTCTTTCTCAAaagactctctctctttttctttttttttcttttttttttggtgtggtttACTCATCTCTTGTACTTCACATTTCATCACATCTCTGATCTTTCCAATCTTCTCCTTATAGATCTTGATGGTGGCTTTCCCAACCGATGAGGGagactccttttcttcttccactCACAAGGGGGACTATGATGTCTTCTTGAGTTTTAGGGGTGAAGATACTAGCCATGGTTTTATTGGCTATTTATATCAGGCTTTGTGTGATGAAGGTTTCAAGACCTTCATTGATAATAAAGATCTCCAAAGAGGTGAAGAAATTTCAGCGGAACTTATCAAAGCCATTAAATCATCAATGATTTCAATTATCATATTCtcttaaaattatgcattttccACTTGGTGCCTCAAAGAACTTACCAAAATTCTTGAGTGTAAGAAAAATGGACAAAAAGTTTTACCAATTTATTACAAAGTGGATCCATCTGAAGTACGCAAGCAAGAAGATAGTTTTGGATTAGCACTAActacacatgaaaaaaaatccGAGAATAACATAGAGAAAGTGCTGAGGTGGAGGGTAGCTTTATATGAAGCAGCTAGTTTGTCTAGATGGCACTATGAGGATGGGTATGTATCTAACACTAATCTTGTTCTTTTTATAGCTTTCAAACCTTTGAAGGTTTTGTTATGACTACTAAATACCAAATTACGAAAATATTTTTTCACgataatatttgctactactATCTACTAAGGCACTAAGAGCACTGCTACTACTAAGACATTAAAGGCTAGCACAAATAGAaggtttatttttatatttttacgtGATTGGTAAATTACAAACACATGTAGTATGCGTTTGGATAGCGTCTACAGAGAGCGTTTTGCGTCTGGCGTTTGTATATCTGTGGGATCCACTGC encodes:
- the LOC126705399 gene encoding 20 kDa chaperonin, chloroplastic-like — protein: MKDDDIVGILETDDAKELKPLNDRVLIKVIAVGPGPLDEEGYKKPLSLAPGSIVMYSNYSGIDFKGKDGYDYIALRVSDVMAVLVVK